Sequence from the Paraburkholderia acidiphila genome:
GCCGGACGCAAGCACGCCCGTGCGCAGCATGGCGCTGCTCTTCCAGTTGCAGGACGGCGAGCAGTGGCGCACCGGCATGAATTCCGTACCCGTTTTTGTCGTAAGCACTCCGCAGCAGTTCTATAGCCAACTGGTCGCCTCAAAGCCGGACCCGGCTACAGGCAAGCCAGACCCCGCGAAACTCGACGCCTTCTTCAAAGCGAACCCGGAAACGCTGCCGTTCCGCAACTGGCTGAAGGCGAACCCGCCCTCCTCCAGTTTCGCGAACACGGCGTTCTACAGCGTCAACGCATTCATCGCAACCGACGCCGCAGGCAACCAGCGCGCCGTGCGCTGGCAGACCGTGCCCGAACTGGCCTATGCACCGCAAACACCCGCAGAAAAAGCCGACCCGAACTTTCTGGCCGACGACTTTTCCACGCGTTTCGCAGATGGCCCGCTACGCTGGCATCTGGTGCTCACGGTCGCGGCGCCCGGCGACGCCACGAACGACGCCACGCAGGGATGGCCCGCGGACCGCCAGCAGATCGACGCCGGCACACTGGTATTGCAGCGCGCCGAACCGCAAGCGAACGGCATGTGCCGCGATGTGAACTACGATCCGACGATTCTGCCCGACGGCCTGAAGCCTTCCGACGACCCCCTGCTCGCCGCCCGTTCGGCAGCGTATTCCGTTTCGTTCAATCGACGCACGCGTGAGGAAGCGAACCTCGCGCAGACGCATGGAGGCGCGCAGCCATGAAACAACCGGGCCAACACTTCAGCGCACTCCAGCGCCTTCTGCATTGGTCGATGGCAGTCCTGATCGTTACGATGCTGTTCGTGGGTGTGGGAATGGTCGCGACGGTCTCGCGGCTGCATGACACGCTGCTCGCGTTCCACCGGCCGCTGGGTATCGCGCTGCTCGCGCTCGTGCTACTGCGCCTGTTCGTACGGCTCACGCGCGGCGCGCCGCCTTTGCCCGCCGATCTGCCCATCTGGCAGCGCCTTGGCGCGCACGCTTCGCACCTCGCGCTCTATGCGCTGATGATCGCGATGCCGCTGATCGGCTGGTCGATGCTGTCCGCGGGCGGCTATCCCATCGTAATGTTCGGCGGCGTGCACCTGCCGCCCATCGTGCCGCACAACGTCACGCTGTACGCATGGCTGCGCGCCGCGCATACGTGGCTTGCGATGGCGCTCTACGCGACCGTTTTGCTGCATCTGGGGGCTGCGCTCTTTCACGCGCTCATTCGCCGCGATGGCGTGCTCGCCAGCATGGCGCGTGGCGAAGTGCGCGGACAGCTACGCGGATAAAGCGAGGCTCCCGCGTGCGGGAGCCTTGTCTCTGCATCAAATGTGAGCGTCGCGCCCGGCCACGGGCGGTACGGGCGGCTCCATGAGTTCCTGAAGCAGCGCATCGCGCGCACTGCGGCGACGCACCCACAAGGCCGTGAGCATCGGCACGAGGATCGCGGTCACGAGGCAGGCGGTGGCAACCATGGCGGTTGCCGCCGGCACGAGCGGCTTGAAACTCGGAATCATCTCCCCGATGATGGCCGGATTCGCGACCGCCGCACCCGCCGTGGACGAAGCCGCGAGCCCCGCCGCGCCGTTGCCGCCCGCAATCAGGCGGTCGGCGAGAATCAGCGGAATGCCGGTCACGACGATCACGCCAAGTCCGAGCACCACGCCCGGAATCCCGCTCGTGACGATCACGTTG
This genomic interval carries:
- a CDS encoding catalase family peroxidase: MNRASICVPCRLAAIAAVVGCAGAAFAWTAGWLTPERLTAPHIINTFESNYGIHTGYRRNHAKGLCVEGWFESNGNGAQVSRAAVFAPGRTPVIGRFAIPGSNPAAPDASTPVRSMALLFQLQDGEQWRTGMNSVPVFVVSTPQQFYSQLVASKPDPATGKPDPAKLDAFFKANPETLPFRNWLKANPPSSSFANTAFYSVNAFIATDAAGNQRAVRWQTVPELAYAPQTPAEKADPNFLADDFSTRFADGPLRWHLVLTVAAPGDATNDATQGWPADRQQIDAGTLVLQRAEPQANGMCRDVNYDPTILPDGLKPSDDPLLAARSAAYSVSFNRRTREEANLAQTHGGAQP
- a CDS encoding cytochrome b codes for the protein MKQPGQHFSALQRLLHWSMAVLIVTMLFVGVGMVATVSRLHDTLLAFHRPLGIALLALVLLRLFVRLTRGAPPLPADLPIWQRLGAHASHLALYALMIAMPLIGWSMLSAGGYPIVMFGGVHLPPIVPHNVTLYAWLRAAHTWLAMALYATVLLHLGAALFHALIRRDGVLASMARGEVRGQLRG